One segment of Salvia splendens isolate huo1 chromosome 20, SspV2, whole genome shotgun sequence DNA contains the following:
- the LOC121781228 gene encoding leucine-rich repeat receptor-like kinase protein SUNN isoform X2: protein MVWQFTSTRGTLSVQQHFCRDVRIRNNSLSGWLPNDMCNNMPNIKALVLSHNQIGGQIPPNIWKCKRLETLSLSYNNFNGNIPREIGRLRVLRELYLGYVNGFQGGIPIEIGNLSRLEILHIDHASLTGDIPSSIFNISSLRVLSLVYNNLSVVDGISPPGTSNLSSGIALRRLSLTIGAFILELMAEVNLPSWSEIS from the exons ATGGTTTGGCAGTTTACCTCAACTAGAGGAACTCTATCTGTTCAACAACACTTTTGTAG AGATGTTAGAATTAGAAATAATAGCCTATCAGGTTGGCTCCCAAATGATATGTGCAACAATATGCCAAACATCAAAGCTTTGGTACTTTCTCATAACCAAATTGGAGGGCAGATTCCACCAAATATATGGAAATGCAAACGTCTCGAGACGTTATCGTTATCCTATAACAATTTCAATGGCAACATCCCGCGTGAAATCGGGAGATTGAGGGTGCTTAGAGAGCTGTACTTGGGATATGTTAATGGTTTTCAAG gAGGGATTCCAATAGAAATAGGAAATCTTTCAAGGCTAGAGATATTGCACATCGACCATGCTTCTCTAACTGGAGATATTCCTTCTTCAATCTTCAACATTTCTTCCTTGAGGGTCTTGAGTTTGGTTTACAATAATTTGTCAG TTGTCGACGGGATTTCGCCTCCCGGGACTTCTAATCTATCTTCCGGTATCGCGTTAAGGAGATtatccttaacaattggtgctttcatcctcgAACTCATGGCCGAAGTCAATCTTCCTTCATGGTCGGAGATATCGTAA
- the LOC121781229 gene encoding putative receptor-like protein kinase At3g47110 produces MLVLISMRKQKKVALPADIPPGTTECKRISYKELEQGTSSFSEINLLGRGSFGSVFEATLFDGLKVAVKVFHLELQGAAKSFDAETAILSNIRHRNLVRVIGCCCNMEFKALILAYMPNRSLDKWLHSDKCGLDLIKRLKIAIDVAAALEYLHHYYTFPVVHCDIKPSNVLLDQDMTAHLADFGISKLFDGGETTIQTQTMATIGYAAPEFGMDGKVSIKGDVYSFGILLLEVFTGKKPTDDMFGEEMGLKEWVSEALEQNAAAEIVASTLLSTEDQHYSAKEQCLLSIFQLAMKCLAVSADDRINMIEAAAGLHRIYTTIAAGNGV; encoded by the exons ATGCTGGTTCTCATAAGCATGCGCAAACAGAAAAAAGTAGCACTCCCTGCTGACATTCCACCAGGAACTACTGAATGCAAAAGAATTTCTTATAAAGAACTTGAACAAGGAACAAGTTCATTTAGTGAAATCAACTTACTTGGAAGAGGTAGTTTTGGTTCAGTATTCGAAGCAACACTTTTCGATGGGTTAAAAGTTGCAGTGAAAGTGTTCCACTTGGAATTGCAAGGAGCGGCAAAGAGCTTTGATGCAGAAACTGCTATATTAAGCAACATTCGACACAGAAACTTAGTTCGAGTTATTGGATGTTGTTGTAACATGGAGTTTAAAGCACTGATTCTCGCATACATGCCAAACAGGAGCTTGGATAAATGGTTGCATTCCGATAAGTGTGGTTTGGATCTTATAAAGAGACTGAAAATAGCAATAGATGTTGCGGCCGCCTTGGAATATCTTCACCATTACTACACATTCCCAGTTGTTCATTGTGATATAAAGCCAAGTAATGTGTTGCTTGATCAAGACATGACAGCTCATCTTGCTGATTTTGGTATTTCCAAGCTTTTTGATGGAGGGGAAACAACTATTCAAACACAAACAATGGCAACTATTGGTTACGCAGCACCAG AGTTTGGAATGGATGGCAAAGTATCAATAAAGGGGGATGTATACAGTTTTGGGATACTGCTGCTAGAGGTGTTCACTGGAAAGAAGCCAACTGATGATATGTTCGGTGAAGAAATGGGTTTAAAGGAGTGGGTAAGTGAAGCATTAGAGCAAAATGCAGCAGCTGAAATCGTGGCGTCTACTCTGTTATCAACGGAAGATCAACATTACTCTGCAAAGGAGCAATGTTTGTTGTCAATATTTCAATTGGCAATGAAATGTTTAGCTGTTTCAGCAGATGACAGAATCAATATGATTGAAGCAGCGGCCGGTCTACACCGTATCTATACAACAATTGCAGCAGGTAATGGGGTTTGA
- the LOC121781228 gene encoding LRR receptor-like serine/threonine-protein kinase GSO1 isoform X1 — protein sequence MENFIFSFALSIILLNSFTLSLNSTTDKYALTSFKNSITSYPYAFNWPQNTSVCDWIGVSCGLKHGRVTALNLSGYGLVGTVAPHLGNLTFLRYLDTSSNSFAGILPFELSKLRRLKVMNMGMNSFTGEIPTWFGSLPQLEELYLFNNTFVGTIPSSLVNNSMLEILHLYRNQLSESIPHGIFYMSSLRDVRIRNNSLSGWLPNDMCNNMPNIKALVLSHNQIGGQIPPNIWKCKRLETLSLSYNNFNGNIPREIGRLRVLRELYLGYVNGFQGGIPIEIGNLSRLEILHIDHASLTGDIPSSIFNISSLRVLSLVYNNLSVVDGISPPGTSNLSSGIALRRLSLTIGAFILELMAEVNLPSWSEIS from the exons ATGgagaattttatattttcctttGCTCTTTCAATCATATTATTAAACAGCTTCACCCTCTCTTTGAATTCCACCACAGATAAATATGCACTTACTTCCTTCAAAAACTCCATCACTTCCTACCCTTATGCCTTCAATTGGCCACAAAACACATCTGTTTGTGATTGGATTGGTGTATCGTGCGGCCTCAAACATGGCCGTGTCACTGCTCTCAATCTCTCTGGCTACGGCCTTGTTGGAACTGTCGCTCCACATCTCGGAAACTTAACGTTTCTGAGATATTTGGACACCAGTTCCAATAGTTTCGCGGGGATCTTACCCTTTGAGCTCTCTAAGCTGCGCCGTTTGAAGGTAATGAACATGGGAATGAATTCATTCACCGGAGAAATACCAACATGGTTTGGCAGTTTACCTCAACTAGAGGAACTCTATCTGTTCAACAACACTTTTGTAGGTACAATTCCTTCATCTTTGGTTAACAATTCCATGTTAGAAATATTGCACTTGTACCGTAATCAATTGAGTGAATCCATTCCACATGGTATTTTCTATATGTCTTCACTCAGAGATGTTAGAATTAGAAATAATAGCCTATCAGGTTGGCTCCCAAATGATATGTGCAACAATATGCCAAACATCAAAGCTTTGGTACTTTCTCATAACCAAATTGGAGGGCAGATTCCACCAAATATATGGAAATGCAAACGTCTCGAGACGTTATCGTTATCCTATAACAATTTCAATGGCAACATCCCGCGTGAAATCGGGAGATTGAGGGTGCTTAGAGAGCTGTACTTGGGATATGTTAATGGTTTTCAAG gAGGGATTCCAATAGAAATAGGAAATCTTTCAAGGCTAGAGATATTGCACATCGACCATGCTTCTCTAACTGGAGATATTCCTTCTTCAATCTTCAACATTTCTTCCTTGAGGGTCTTGAGTTTGGTTTACAATAATTTGTCAG TTGTCGACGGGATTTCGCCTCCCGGGACTTCTAATCTATCTTCCGGTATCGCGTTAAGGAGATtatccttaacaattggtgctttcatcctcgAACTCATGGCCGAAGTCAATCTTCCTTCATGGTCGGAGATATCGTAA
- the LOC121782763 gene encoding nodulin-related protein 1-like has product MKFSNELEKCDKAKAASSSADFLGAVSKYGKLDSTQGVGKYVDQAEGYLRQYGAPAEDKPAAETEIPSGGDVKKPEESGEVGDYAKKAEELLGGTGEKSGAEGLLKAAG; this is encoded by the exons ATGAAG TTCAGCAACGAGCTGGAGAAGTGCGACAAGGCCAAGGCCGCCAGCTCCTCCGCCGACTTCCTCGGTGCCGTCTCCAAGTACGGCAAGCTCGACTCCACCCAGGGTGTCGGCAAGTACGTCGACCAAGCCGAGGGCTACCTCCGCCAGTACGGCGCCCCCGCTGAAGACAAACCCGCGGCCGAGACTGAAATTCCTTCGGGCGGCGACGTGAAGAAGCCGGAGGAGAGCGGCGAGGTTGGGGACTATGCGAAGAAGGCGGAGGAGCTGCTCGGCGGAACCGGTGAGAAGAGCGGGGCGGAGGGTTTGTTGAAGGCTGCCGGCTAG